The following are encoded together in the Tripterygium wilfordii isolate XIE 37 chromosome 3, ASM1340144v1, whole genome shotgun sequence genome:
- the LOC119984451 gene encoding GDSL esterase/lipase CPRD49-like isoform X2 yields the protein MVGPARPQFVLFGSSIVQFSFKEEGWGAILAEIYSRKADIVVRGYSGWNSRRAVQVLDQVFPKDAAVQPSLVIVYFGGNDALDPYPGGFGPHVPLPEYTENMRRIGLHLKSLSEKTRVIFLSVPPVNEEMIVECDKKHETCRLYSEACLGVCRELGLKGVDLWNAIQQKPDWMTTCFLDGTHFTKEGSKMVAKEILKVLREAEWEPSLHWKELPTEFDEDSPYYPVRPEMV from the exons ATGGTTGGACCAGCAAGACCTCAGTTTGTTCTGTTTGGTTCGTCCATAGTTCAATTCAGTTTCAAGGAAGAAGGATGGGGTGCTATTCTTGCTGAAATCTACTCTCGCAAG GCAGACATAGTGGTGCGAGGTTACTCAGGCTGGAATTCAAGGCGGGCCGTGCAGGTTCTGGATCAAGTTTTCCCAAAG GATGCCGCTGTACAACCATCTTTAGTGATTGTCTATTTCGGCGGCAACGATGCGCTCGATCCTTACCCAGGTGGATTCGGCCCTCATGTACCGCTTCCTGAATATACTGAGAATATGAGGAGGATTGGTTTGCATCTCAAG AGCCTATCAGAGAAGACTCGCGTCATTTTTCTTAGTGTTCCTCCGGTCAATGAGGAAATGATTGTTGAATGTGACAA GAAACACGAGACTTGCCGTTTGTACTCAGAAGCTTGTTTAGGTGTATGTAGAGAGTTAGGCCTAAAGGGAGTTGATCTTTGGAATGCTATACAGCAAAAACCAGATTGGATGACTACCTGCTTTCT GGATGGAACTCATTTCACAAAGGAGGGGAGCAAGATGGTGGCTAAAGAGATACTGAAGGTTTTGAGAGAGGCAGAGTGGGAACCAAGCCTACATTGGAAGGAATTGCCTACCGAATTTGATGAAGATTCACCCTATTATCCAGTCAGACCT GAGATGGTGTAG
- the LOC119984451 gene encoding GDSL esterase/lipase CPRD49-like isoform X1, translating to MVGPARPQFVLFGSSIVQFSFKEEGWGAILAEIYSRKADIVVRGYSGWNSRRAVQVLDQVFPKDAAVQPSLVIVYFGGNDALDPYPGGFGPHVPLPEYTENMRRIGLHLKSLSEKTRVIFLSVPPVNEEMIVECDKKHETCRLYSEACLGVCRELGLKGVDLWNAIQQKPDWMTTCFLDGTHFTKEGSKMVAKEILKVLREAEWEPSLHWKELPTEFDEDSPYYPVRPVNTSNTYFDNTYTEWELSPSF from the exons ATGGTTGGACCAGCAAGACCTCAGTTTGTTCTGTTTGGTTCGTCCATAGTTCAATTCAGTTTCAAGGAAGAAGGATGGGGTGCTATTCTTGCTGAAATCTACTCTCGCAAG GCAGACATAGTGGTGCGAGGTTACTCAGGCTGGAATTCAAGGCGGGCCGTGCAGGTTCTGGATCAAGTTTTCCCAAAG GATGCCGCTGTACAACCATCTTTAGTGATTGTCTATTTCGGCGGCAACGATGCGCTCGATCCTTACCCAGGTGGATTCGGCCCTCATGTACCGCTTCCTGAATATACTGAGAATATGAGGAGGATTGGTTTGCATCTCAAG AGCCTATCAGAGAAGACTCGCGTCATTTTTCTTAGTGTTCCTCCGGTCAATGAGGAAATGATTGTTGAATGTGACAA GAAACACGAGACTTGCCGTTTGTACTCAGAAGCTTGTTTAGGTGTATGTAGAGAGTTAGGCCTAAAGGGAGTTGATCTTTGGAATGCTATACAGCAAAAACCAGATTGGATGACTACCTGCTTTCT GGATGGAACTCATTTCACAAAGGAGGGGAGCAAGATGGTGGCTAAAGAGATACTGAAGGTTTTGAGAGAGGCAGAGTGGGAACCAAGCCTACATTGGAAGGAATTGCCTACCGAATTTGATGAAGATTCACCCTATTATCCAGTCAGACCTGTAAATACCTCCAACACCTATTTCGACAACACATACACGGAATGGGAACTGAGTCCTTCCTTTTGA